A stretch of the Theileria equi strain WA chromosome 1, complete sequence genome encodes the following:
- a CDS encoding hypothetical protein (encoded by transcript BEWA_023220A): MCTNLSSVCRNVPRIANCKNSCPLNVQYRSFGVSGSYGANIYGTQSRIINARLLRLPEEKKPESISLNPRIHVAKWPGNIRSLRAKYFFRDGQKTNTGYYQMLIRNKDEVKKDLCFVSNINKNATCTRTIESCLHEQTRGFVGQVLLHGRGVKAYFEPQWPNLMFRLGVGSKSIDATRICTMYAQHVKIDVDRTGLIVSVHGYNKMMVGNVVYRIFKLVKANPYTMKGGHIANHPIKQKVIKRR; this comes from the exons ATGTGCACGAATTTATCGTCTGTGTGCAGAAATGTCCCTCGTATCGCAAACTGCAAGAATTCTTGCCCATTAAACGTACAATATCGCAGTTTTGGAGTCTCTGGGAGCTATGGAGCGAACATTTACGGGACCCAGAGCAGAATTATCAACGCACGTCTCCTGAGGCTCCCAGAAGAGAAGAAACCAGAGTCCATAAGCCTCAATCCACGCATACACGTTGCTAAATGGCCGGGAAACATACGTTCTCTCAGGGCAAAGTACTTTTTCAG AGATGGACAAAAGACCAACACTGGATATTACCAGATGCTTATAAGGAACAAAGATGAAGTGAAAAAGGACCTTTGCTTCGTGTCAAACATAAACAAGAACGCTACTTGTACAAGGACTATCGAATCCTGTTTACATGAGCAGACTAGGGGATTTGTAGGACAAGTTTTGCTGCACGGAAGAGGTGTAAAGGCCTACTTTGAACCTCAGTGGCCGAATTTGATGTTTAG GCTGGGTGTTGGTTCCAAATCTATTGATGCGACGAGAATATGCACAATGTACGCCCAGCACGTTAAAATTGACGTGGATAGGACAG GTTTAATTGTATCTGTTCATGGATATAACAAGATGATGGTTGGAAATGTAGTTTACAGAATTTTCAAGCTTGTAAAGGCAAACCCATACACGATGAAGGGAGGTCACATTGCTAATCATCCCATTAAGCAAAAGGTTATTAAAAGGAGATAA
- a CDS encoding hypothetical protein (encoded by transcript BEWA_023230A) — translation MASPSGLESGGCSKVTSQRMGNEIYEDTPMTSSVLQRRILEASSDISIIKNGMLEVHSDSSVLDVSNRESIDRDSVDIIGEFNATPGRDFCIKRQIKEEFDMLGINDDSIIDIEALLEIPKQVDDRRGNISQRDREFKRVDDPPVVNLDDFSESDFLAVESKELEAIEKDDPCLSTPVRTFHSVEDSNHAINVDSITSSILEICTRDSVNMGDIDDTSINGNVDLYATPVNAMVDLDCPLNAGSFGFSSDPFVYLEENPLDTPEKTVLPDKTPEVKRKIPVPETVINVDESLKDNEEYVIDSIPVEETSYNTTESKSIEPCSTSIPPLKIVNNTSKIQTNIIQKNPRLSSLKMNGTKKNQVDKGDGLKKRVNSVRRKGITVKNNAKLETMPVWVRQPNDIKEIPSYIKMISNRLLHIEKQIKKFCEERQGLLCSIWKLSNNGYKHLLPDPVIKSLSTMENASEQPADSAESSAPSNRMSLRTSLDNIDFDGHLVNYNQMDEEKARDGDTMYWKASWLGDQDMHTPATKRILETYVSRPINVETSSKQTNSSRRTSVSAYINSFKRTSIPKRDSVNSVSSVQERESKAEANVVQDPIEYFKQIDFPTLSYQEMEGWRKFFGIKVSLRTHSHCFYRISRIA, via the coding sequence ATGGCTTCCCCAAGCGGATTGGAATCCGGAGGTTGTTCAAAGGTAACATCTCAGAGAATGGGTAACGAAATCTACGAGGATACGCCAATGACTTCATCGGTACTTCAAAGGAGGATCTTAGAGGCTTCTTCAGACATTTCAATCATCAAGAATGGGATGCTGGAAGTCCACTCAGACAGCAGCGTTTTGGACGTATCCAACAGAGAGTCTATAGACAGAGATTCCGTAGATATAATCGGTGAATTCAACGCAACTCCAGGCAGAGACTTTTGCATAAAACGCCAAATTAAGGAGGAGTTTGACATGCTGGGCATAAATGATGATTCCATAATAGACATTGAGGCTCTCTTGGAGATACCAAAACAGGTAGATGATAGAAGAGGTAACATAAGTCAAAGGGATAGAGAATTTAAAAGGGTAGATGATCCTCCTGTTGTGAATTTAGATGATTTCTCAGAATCTGATTTCCTCGCAGTGGAATCCAAAGAACTAGAGGCcattgaaaaggatgatCCCTGCCTTTCAACACCAGTGAGGACATTTCATTCTGTAGAGGACTCCAACCATGCCATTAATGTTGATTCCATAACGAGTAGCATTCTAGAAATATGCACAAGGGACTCTGTGAACATGGGAGATATTGATGACACATCAATCAATGGAAATGTGGATCTATATGCAACTCCAGTCAATGCAATGGTAGACTTAGACTGTCCACTAAATGCAGGATCCTTTGGGTTCTCTAGCGATCCATTCGTTTATCTGGAAGAGAATCCACTTGATACGCCTGAAAAGACTGTGTTACCAGATAAAACTCCAGAAGTTAAACGCAAAATTCCTGTACCAGAAACAGTCATAAACGTCGATGAAAGTTtaaaggataatgaagaatacGTTATAGACTCTATACCAGTGGAGGAAACATCCTATAATACAACAGAGAGCAAAAGCATTGAACCTTGTAGTACAAGCATTCCACCCCTAAAGATCGTAAACAACACTTCAAAGATTCAAACAAATATAATCCAAAAGAATCCCCGTCTATCTTCCCTAAAGATGAATGGAACCAAAAAGAACCAAGTAGACAAGGGTGATGGCCTTAAAAAGAGGGTAAACTCTGTGAGGAGAAAAGGGATTACGGTAAAAAATAATGCAAAATTGGAAACTATGCCTGTATGGGTCAGGCAGCCAAATGATATTAAAGAAATTCCTTCGTACATAAAAATGATTAGCAACCGTCTTTTACACATTGAGAAGCaaatcaaaaaattttgtgAAGAAAGACAAGGATTATTATGTAGTATATGGAAACTAAGTAACAATGGATATAAACACTTGCTTCCGGATCCAGTGATTAAATCGCTCTCTACAATGGAAAATGCCAGTGAACAACCTGCAGACAGCGCAGAATCCAGTGCACCCTCAAATCGTATGTCACTTCGAACGTCACTGGATAATATTGATTTTGATGGACATCTTGTAAATTACAACCaaatggatgaagaaaaggcCAGAGATGGAGACACCATGTACTGGAAGGCATCATGGCTGGGTGATCAGGATATGCACACACCAGCTACCAAAAGGATACTTGAGACATATGTAAGTAGACCAATCAACGTTGAAACATCCtctaaacaaacaaactCATCAAGAAGAACTAGTGTCTCCGCCTATATTAACAGCTTTAAAAGGACCTCAATTCCCAAGAGGGATTCTGTAAATTCAGTCTCCTCAGTACAAGAACGAGAGTCCAAAGCCGAGGCAAACGTCGTCCAGGACCCAATCGAGTACTTTAAACAAATCGACTTTCCAACGTTATCGTACCAGGAAATGGAAGGCTGGCGCAAGTTTTTCGGAATAAAGGTGAGCCTACGTACACATTCACATTGTTTCTATAGAATATCAAGAATAGCCTAG
- a CDS encoding isoleucyl-tRNA synthetase, putative (encoded by transcript BEWA_023240A), which translates to MRDVLLRFCIVLYTLSTYTGTFNSANVESVSFPRGNVHRDVYGGDTDFIIGKFNKLASNNGVISFISWPSGQYDNLKLKRLHTRDSTKSTFEVNSAVYSDKEDTRSNEKLQECEKGTKESLEDLCIYLPRNIWPFNADLDKAAIGRQILVQKHWEDKKVYENINAERIKCAVGVGATLDKILENTKIILDGPPFANGDAHFGHFLNKTIKDVLLRFFLLRGDIALMVPGWDCHGMPIEFKILNDPELCAPKEEKLLTEEQVKSIEIRNRCKAYAKQSIDSQMGAFKKSGIWALWDKHYATYHSFYEKLAVETFLRLERTGHIHKSLLPQHYSKLSKSVLADSEIVHEKRSIQTCYISFALENKEDIIGKIRNYTRKDQECDTLATDLMDIDSVKLIAYTTMGWTIIGNKGLAVNEKADYSIYKENNVAYIVSSTCKLFPFDKKICNIPGEFLKNLIYIDPVFKKKYKIYAENFVIPYRATGIMHMCPAHGIEDFLCISSDPQFHVDQIKLNDEYDYGSVYEDKTYRINNLIDENENFYKGIHYAVNGRNIEDIDERIMKIILGDNLFKIGNEEVYVDCDWRYKNRLHVRLTNQWVLDINDKAKLCKMLDSIKMYPSSSKNYLRNSILFRRANWCLSRQRVWGTPIPFLGNTSLCPDSTPDYEISDILYKKYMRKLHEPFSSGGLRPLPDILDVWFESALSELYTMKILKQELGKLHKGAPNETTEGYFGDISSMKLDVENLDIYAVEGRDQHRGWYQSTILLHSLLNLKPPFRHVITHGFVNDWKGKKFSKSAQKVKSSTSNVDSESKSDLGVNKDLMSAIGGVYYDDPEILRMDDVEAIGVDALRLWVCSNDFLQRDIELTKENIQGAKDFENKIVKTFRFLLGVMETTPRTRDFKLDFHANQMYDGLGFYFLHLLYEMSERAKDYYMEGKFYKVMRDVSIYTTLLSNIYISYLKNILYIQDQQSLPVKMAKRSLREIATVLLKIIAPIMPHLAEEVYAVIDRPKTYVMDCTTFEQMNSQKLQEDKIDRETLFTKRSARDSIFNTEWPQRQNFDSNKAPEINTNKNLSTDDKSPEPDNRESASDRRIMSVGTALTFKKMLNQIRGDCRREIVKVYIQDKELVDDMEYLQKVRILGNCIVCSGSWS; encoded by the exons ATGCGTGACGTACTTTTAAGATTTTGTATAGTTTTGTATACATTATCAACCTATACTGGCACTTTCAACTCCGCAAACGTCGAGAGTGTCTCGTTCCCGCGCGGGAACGTCCATAGAGATGTATATGGAGGCGATACCGACTTTATAATCGGTAAATTTAATAAATTAGCTTCTAATAATGGAGTGATTTCCTTCATTTCCTGGCCTTCTGGCCAGTACGACAATTTAAAGCTCAAACGTCTGCACACCCGGGATTCCACAAAGTCGACTTTTGAGGTAAATTCGGCAGTTTATAGTGACAAAGAGGACACGAGGTCGAATGAAAAGCTGCAGGAGTGTGAGAAAGGGACAAAGGAATCGCTAGAAGACTTGTGCATTTATCTTCCTCGCAATATTTGGCCTTTTAATGCAGATTTAGACAAAGCGGCGATAGGACGTCAGATTTTGGTACAGAAACACTGGGAAGACAAAAAGGTTTACGAGAATATCAACGCTgaaagaataaaatgtgCAGTAGGAGTTGGAGCTACTCTCGATAAAATACTGGAAAACACAAAAATTATACTGGATGGACCTCCATTTGCCAATGGAGATGCACACTTTGGACACTTTTTAAACAAGACGATCAAAGACGTCCTTCTACGTTTCTTCCTACTCAGAGGAGATATAGCTCTAATGGTTCCAGGATGGGACTGCCATGGAATGCCAATAGAATTCAAGATACTAAATGATCCTGAACTTTGTGCCCCAAAAG aggagaaACTCCTCACTGAAGAACAGGTTAAAAGTATAGAAATAAGAAACAGGTGTAAAGCTTATGCGAAGCAATCCATAGACTCCCAAATGGGTGCATTTAAAAAATCTGGAATATGGGCACTCTGGGACAAGCACTATGCAACATATCACTCCTTCTATGAAAAACTCGCTGTTGAAACTTTTTTGAGACTAGAACGTACTGGACACATACATAAAAGCTTACTTCCACAACACTATAGCAAACTCTCAAAGTCTGTATTGGCTGACTCTGAAATAGTACATGAAAAAAGAAGCATTCAGACATGCTATATATCATTCGCTCTAGAGAATAAAGAGGATATTATAGGAAAAATAAGGAATTATACAAGAAAAGATCAAGAATGCGACACTTTAGCCACGGACCTAATGGATATTGACTCGGTAAAACTCATAGCATACACCACAATGGGATGGACAATTATAGGCAATAAAGGTCTTGCTGTGAATGAGAAGGCAGATTATTCCATATACAAGGAGAATAATGTTGCGTACATTGTCTCGTCCACATGTAAGTTATTCCCTTTTGACAAAAAAATTTGCAACATCCCCGGGGAATTCTTAAAGAATTTGATTTATATTGACCCAGTGTTCaagaaaaaatataaaatatatgctgaaaattttgtgatTCCATATAGAGCCACCGGAATTATGCACATGTGTCCAGCTCATGGAATAGAAGATTTTCTTTGTATATCATCGGATCCTCAATTCCATGTAGATCAGATAAAACTTAATGACGAATATGACTATGGATCTGTGTACGAAGATAAAACATATCGCATTAATAATTtaattgatgaaaatgagaatttttACAAGGGTATTCACTATGCCGTTAACGGTCGTAATATCGAAGATATAGATGAGAgaataatgaagataatcTTAGGCGATAATTTGTTTAAAATAGGTAATGAAGAGGTATATGTAGATTGTGATTGGAGGTACAAGAATAGATTGCATGTGCGATTGACTAATCAATGGGTATTGGATATAAATGACAAAGCCAAACTCTGTAAAATGCTAGATTCGATAAAAATGTATCCGAGCTCTTCAAAGAATTATTTGAGAAATTCTATCCTATTCAGACGGGCTAATTGGTGTCTCAGCAGGCAAAGGGTCTGGGGAACTCCAATCCCCTTTCTAGGAAATACATCGTTATGCCCGGACTCAACACCGGATTATGAAATTTCAGACATATTGTACAAAAAGTATATGCGAAAACTGCATGAACCATTTTCATCGGGAGGATTGCGCCCTCTTCCAGATATCCTTGATGTCTGGTTTGAGTCTGCCTTATCGGAATTATATACaatgaagattttaaaacaagAACTGGGGAAATTACACAAAGGAGCCCCAAATGAAACGACTGAAGGATATTTTGGAGATATATCATCTATGAAATTGGATGTGGAAAATTTGGATATATATGCCGTGGAAGGGAGGGATCAACATAGAGGTTGGTATCAATCTACAATACTTCTGCACTCTTTGCTGAATTTGAAACCTCCATTTAGACATGTTATTACACATGGGTTCGTGAATGACTGGAAAGGCAAAAAATTCAGCAAATCTGCACAGAAAGTTAAATCCTCTACATCAAATGTAGACTCTGAAAGTAAATCAGATCTTGGAGTCAATAAGGATTTAATGAGTGCTATTGGTGGTGTCTATTATGATGATCCTGAAATTTTACGAATGGATGATGTCGAAGCAATCGGTGTAGATGCACTGCGCTTATGGGTTTGTTCAAACGACTTTTTGCAAAGGGACATTGAACTTACGAAAGAAAATATTCAGGGAGCCAAAGATTTTGAgaataaaattgtaaagaCGTTTAGATTCTTGTTAGGTGTAATGGAAACCACACCTCGAACACGAGATTTCAAATTAGACTTTCATGCGAACCAGATGTATGATGGACTAGGTTTTTATTTCTTACATTTGTTGTACGAAATGTCAGAGCGGGCTAAGGATTATTACATGGAGGGAAAATTCTATAAAGTAATGCGTGATGTTAGCATTTACACGACCTTGCTGTCGAATATCTATATTTCGTATCTAAAAAATATACTATACATACAAGACCAACAGTCACTCCCCGTGAAAATGGCTAAAAGATCATTAAGGGAGATTGCAACCGTtttgttaaaaattatCGCACCAATAATGCCTCACTTGGCTGAAGAAGTCTATGCTGTTATTGATCGTCCCAAAACATACGTCATGGATTGTACAACTTTTGAACAGATGAATTCGCAAAAGCTTCAAGAGGATAAAATTGATAGAGAGACACtattcaccaaaagatcCGCACGAGATTCCATATTCAACACTGAATGGCCTCAAAGGCAGAACTTTGATTCCAACAAAGCTCCAGAAATTAATACGAATAAGAATCTTTCTACTGATGACAAATCCCCTGAACCGGATAACCGTGAAAGTGCATCCGATAGAAGGATAATGTCAGTAGGAACTGCACTTACGTTTAAAAAAATGCTCAACCAAATTCGCGGAGACTGCAGAAGGGaaattgtaaaagtttATATTCAAGACAAAGAATTAGTAGATGACATGGAATATCTGCAAAAGGTGAGAATCTTGGGAAATTGTATTGTATGTTCAGGATCTTGGAGTTGA
- a CDS encoding hypothetical protein (encoded by transcript BEWA_023250A), translated as MLRHLLNKDKHRLSAYKPAWAPPTQSAGQGLSSGNTNVNREASTPGPTTRGSGLTGTQFNFHTAGQNNSTPMQLATGTSGESTESTNTSPSSETPTGKGVKLDVASSSTSQTDQSGNSQTNTTDYKEHVPKQNDFFNEVVDGGVTLWKATGNEKCVKVILMRS; from the coding sequence ATGCTCCGCCATCTGCTCAACAAGGACAAGCACAGGCTCTCTGCTTATAAACCTGCATGGGCTCCTCCTACTCAGTCGGCTGGACAAGGTCTTTCATCCGGGAATACCAATGTTAACAGAGAGGCTAGTACTCCTGGACCTACTACCAGGGGCAGCGGACTTACTGGAACCCAATTCAACTTTCATACTGCTGGCCAGAATAACTCAACACCAATGCAACTTGCAACTGGAACGTCTGGAGAATCAACAGAGAGTACCAATACCTCACCTTCTTCGGAGACTCCAACAGGCAAAGGTGTAAAACTTGATGTTGCATCTTCAAGTACATCGCAAACTGACCAATCCGGAAATTCTCAGACTAACACAACAGACTACAAGGAACATGTTCCCAAACAAAATGACTTTTTCAACGAAGTTGTTGATGGTGGAGTTACTCTATGGAAGGCCACTGGAAACGAAAAATGCGTAAAGGTGATACTGATGCGATCTTAG
- a CDS encoding hypothetical protein (encoded by transcript BEWA_023260A) translates to MNVVVVLLIVCGYFGSFCAKNLGQGSKVQPAVQSNFEAKDAVLDISKIDDEKIDTIIQKPYKLIKSTHFAKNGYRISSVVEGKLSVWKREQFDCDYIIVIRRKKGKKGSRSTNSRLIAVYLKDDEGKKIELHFEKPGSVWKSVDKEDFYDKFHRMVTLSSTLTSVVLSLTGYNSRYLFYSTNSPDFPFAVYAPNVGYRITKVIYHTALGHRDNDFHYVWKKGTGERCVYASFYPRENHKVGYLLIETEDGSIKEKFYIKGRSWGWNSTNKETYIEKLKEAGFDSSTFDNRIVLNVNEPTETHYYKHPYMGNDSDMTLYTVLPGLRLTKIVDDDKQVIWASEKGSYCVFISIFTSKGSPRSFYMLVTDEEHNRDSLYYAKKEDGVWIRIDRYAYYSMFYHPEPSVYTHRNKNLIDDKGNRKVVMSSFRNKDGLKIATYASRVENAKADVILIHGVRSYFASEFGSIAIDWNYKNLDFPLFPDVHKFTKEHFLFDHDMSHGLNYAETYRDVFDYKPYEGQDAFEMMPRCEYIGSGIKFLNDIGYNVYGYDLQSHGFSEGFKPYRRCHVKAYDDYHFDAIQFVSIVKRGKFDDTSEKWDEELLYTDFPNRRKVFFWGNSMGGNITMRAVQEFYKRAKNQNDKLVDGVIGTSPMLNIDTNLDTWYKQWGMHIIRFQTWCHPDRIDYYQPFIDYAESFDLFFRFRDPLFFFKKTTFRSLYALFEGSWDVNKEENLKYYPKDLPTLFINSKKDVICSIVGPYNMMERYLTRETTKLVALEGATHYLAVAQAFVNSAPHFASWLTENTSVRDEL, encoded by the coding sequence ATGAATGTAGTCGTAGTATTACTAATTGTCTGCGGCTACTTTGGGTCTTTTTGTGCCAAAAACCTTGGACAAGGCTCCAAAGTACAGCCTGCAGTTCAATCCAATTTTGAGGCCAAAGATGCCGTtcttgatatttcaaagatagatgatgaaaaaatcGATACTATCATCCAAAAACCTTATAAATTGATAAAGAGTACACACTTTGCCAAAAATGGCTATAGAATATCCTCCGTGGTGGAGGGAAAATTATCTGTATGGAAACGTGAACAGTTCGACTGCGACTACATTATTGTAATTAGACGTAAAAAGGGGAAAAAGGGTTCTAGAAGCACTAACTCTAGGCTGATTGCTGTTTATCTAAAAGACGATGAAGGGAAAAAGATTGAATTGCATTTTGAAAAACCAGGATCTGTGTGGAAATCTGTAGATAAGGAAGATTTTTATGATAAATTCCACAGAATGGTAACCTTAAGTTCAACTTTGACTTCTGTTGTCTTGAGCCTAACTGGGTACAATAGCCGATATCTTTTCTACTCTACGAATTCACCTGACTTCCCTTTTGCTGTCTACGCACCAAATGTAGGCTATCGCATTACAAAGGTGATATATCACACCGCTTTAGGACATAGGGATAATGACTTTCATTATGTGTGGAAGAAAGGTACAGGTGAAAGGTGTGTATACGCTTCATTTTATCCTAGGGAAAATCATAAGGTAGGATATCTCCTCATAGAAACTGAGGATGGTAGTATAAAAGAAAAGTTTTATATCAAGGGAAGATCTTGGGGTTGGAATAGTACAAACAAGGAAACGTATATTGAGAAGCTAAAAGAGGCTGGGTTTGACTCCTCAACATTTGATAATAGGATTGTGCTCAATGTTAATGAACCAACTGAAACCCACTATTATAAACATCCATATATGGGTAATGATTCGGATATGACTTTATATACCGTTCTTCCTGGGCTACGTTTGACCAAGATAgtagatgatgataaacaGGTAATTTGGGCTTCAGAAAAAGGAAGCTACTGTGTATTCATCAGTATCTTTACATCCAAGGGATCGCCCCGTTCATTTTACATGTTGGTTACTGATGAGGAACATAACCGTGATTCTTTATACTATGCAAAGAAAGAAGATGGTGTTTGGATTAGAATTGATAGGTATGCCTATTATTCTATGTTTTATCATCCAGAGCCATCGGTATATACGCACAGAAACAAGAACCttattgatgataaaggTAATCGCAAAGTTGTAATGAGTAGTTTTAGGAACAAGGATGGTCTAAAGATTGCAACGTATGCCTCTAGAGTAGAGAATGCTAAAGCGGACGTCATTCTCATTCACGGTGTTCGTTCGTATTTTGCATCTGAATTTGGTTCAATTGCTATAGATTGGAattataaaaatttggattttccGCTATTTCCGGATGTCCACAAATTTACAAAGGAACATTTTTTGTTTGATCATGATATGAGCCATGGTTTAAATTATGCAGAGACCTACAGGGATGTATTTGACTACAAGCCATATGAAGGCCAGGATGCCTTTGAGATGATGCCTAGGTGTGAATATATCGGTAGTGgaataaaatttttaaatgaCATTGGGTATAATGTATATGGCTATGATCTTCAATCGCATGGCTTCTCTGAAGGATTCAAACCATATCGCAGATGTCATGTGAAAGCGTATGATGATTATCATTTTGATGCTATACAGTTTGTCAGTATAGTGAAGAGAGGTAAATTTGATGACACAAGTGAAAAGTGGGATGAAGAACTATTATACACGGACTTTCCTAACAGGCGAAAGGTATTCTTTTGGGGAAACTCCATGGGTGGTAATATTACCATGAGGGCCGTCCAGGAATTCTACAAGCGTGCAAAGAATCAAAATGATAAACTTGTAGACGGTGTTATCGGTACATCTCCCATGTTGAATATCGATACAAATCTAGACACGTGGTATAAGCAATGGGGAATGCATATCATCAGATTCCAGACATGGTGCCATCCTGATCGTATAGATTATTATCAACCCTTTATCGATTATGCAGAGTCTTTCGACCTATTTTTCAGGTTCAGGGACCCTCTGTTTTTCTTCAAGAAGACCACATTCAGATCATTGTACGCTCTCTTTGAGGGGTCCTGGGATGTaaacaaggaagaaaatcTGAAATACTATCCAAAGGACCTCCCAACTCTATTTATCAACTCTAAAAAGGACGTGATCTGCTCCATAGTTGGTCCGTACAACATGATGGAGAGATATCTGACCAGGGAGACTACAAAACTAGTGGCGCTCGAGGGAGCTACGCACTACCTCGCGGTCGCTCAGGCGTTCGTAAACTCAGCGCCACACTTTGCTTCTTGGCTTACTGAAAACACCAGTGTAAGAGACGAGTTGTAA
- a CDS encoding hypothetical protein (encoded by transcript BEWA_023270A), with amino-acid sequence MFSHIGRIIKLVFSQSLLSESQLKEALSYTILGSSISVFVSLVGYSEFIYEYMRSNWAFQGEFRYKMEEYTKAAHLVCILDLVFRILLRLNLYSDTFSIDTSENLYARWTVRSLVTLRLALLSYIHYVLFSHNWNTASFLISPQTSKLVSKLVVNFLVFSIIFNLVDSLKMRSIDNLLNITNLVSPSEFKAEILNSQVYRELCAITYNMPRIIRKNGLHKVDYLVTVAHIIDEIKSYLPHTIDWISLFLNLTLALYSNSAGGLYLSALQTFSNVVDDQMCNIERKAVL; translated from the coding sequence ATGTTTTCGCACATTGGAAGAATCATCAAGCTAGTCTTTTCACAGTCGCTACTCTCAGAATCGCAACTTAAGGAAGCACTATCGTACACCATTCTCGGTTCATCCATCTCGGTATTTGTCTCTCTAGTCGGATACTCGGAGTTTATTTACGAATACATGCGCTCAAACTGGGCGTTTCAGGGTGAATTTCGCTACAAAATGGAGGAGTATACAAAGGCTGCACATTTGGTGTGCatactggacttggtttTTAGGATACTTTTGAGGCTCAATCTTTATTCCGACACATTTTCCATCGATACTAGCGAGAATTTATACGCGAGATGGACAGTGAGATCCTTGGTTACTCTGAGACTAGCCCTTTTGAGCTACATTCACTATGTCCTATTTTCACACAACTGGAACACCGCATCGTTTTTAATCAGCCCCCAAACATCAAAGCTCGTTAGCAAACTGGTGGTTAACTTTTTGGTTTTTAGCATCATCTTTAACCTCGTTGATTCTCTAAAGATGAGGTCCATAGACAACCTCCTCAACATTACTAACTTGGTCTCTCCCTCGGAGTTCAAGGCAGAGATTCTGAATTCGCAAGTATACAGGGAGTTATGTGCAATAACCTACAACATGCCACGGATAATCAGGAAGAATGGGCTGCATAAAGTGGACTACCTTGTCACAGTCGCACACATTATAGACGAGATAAAGAGCTATCTACCGCACACCATCGACTGGATAAGCTTATTTCTGAACCTTACACTGGCTCTATACTCCAACAGCGCGGGTGGATTGTACCTTTCCGCTCTCCAGACCTTTTCAAACGTTGTCGACGACCAAATGTGTAACATCGAAAGGAAGGCTGTTTTATAG
- a CDS encoding U1 small nuclear ribonucleoprotein 70 kDa, putative (encoded by transcript BEWA_023280A), producing the protein MSALGMPPHLLVLFQARPPLEYVEPMPEKPKRKIDGLSDFTSFLTKDEERPQVVPFETPKMRRDRKKRKRLTEHMQDLKKRIEKYDPNYDPRLARGSSTPFLTHDPYKTLFVSNIAYEVTERQLWKEFEVYGRIRRIRMIYDQDNKPRGYAFIEFDSERDMVAAYKRADGRKISGRRVVVDVERARTVEGWLPRRLGGGKGPSRGAPPKFYDGKPLNPDAN; encoded by the coding sequence ATGTCGGCTCTGGGAATGCCTCCGCACCTCCTGGTGCTTTTTCAGGCCCGTCCTCCACTCGAGTACGTTGAGCCCATGCCGGAGAAACCAAAGCGCAAGATCGACGGCCTATCGGATTTCACATCCTTCCTAACAAAGGACGAAGAACGACCGCAGGTGGTACCGTTTGAAACCCCCAAGATGAGGAGGGAcagaaagaagaggaagaggcTCACAGAGCATATGCAGGACCTGAAAAAGAGGATTGAAAAGTACGATCCGAACTACGACCCCCGTTTAGCTCGCGGCTCTTCTACGCCGTTCCTCACACATGACCCTTACAAGACTTTGTTCGTCTCAAATATCGCATACGAGGTCACAGAACGACAGCTGTGGAAAGAGTTTGAAGTTTACGGCAGGATCCGTCGCATAAGAATGATATACGATCAAGACAACAAGCCGAGAGGCTATGCTTTCATCGAATTCGACTCCGAGAGGGACATGGTCGCCGCCTACAAGAGGGCAGACGGCAGGAAAATCTCCGGCAGGAGAGTAGTTGTGGACGTTGAGAGAGCGAGAACCGTCGAGGGTTGGCTCCCGAGGAGACTGGGAGGAGGAAAGGGTCCGTCCAGAGGGGCTCCGCCAAAGTTCTACGACGGAAAGCCTCTGAACCCAGACGCTAACTAA